The following coding sequences are from one Plasmodium coatneyi strain Hackeri chromosome 11, complete sequence window:
- a CDS encoding Proliferating cell nuclear antigen has product MLEAKLNNASILKKLFECIKDLVNDANVDADESGLKLQALDGNHVSLVSLHLLDSGFSHYRCDRERVLGVNIASLNKVFKLCGANESVVISSKDDEDNLNFVFENNKEDKVTNFSLKLMSIELDSLNIPDCEEGFDAEVELSSKELTNIFRNLSEFSDTVFIEIDSNIIKFTTKGLVGDAEVALKPRESTSEDDVGVTIKSRKKIKQSFAIKYLNLFSKSTILCDVVTLGLSDNRPIEFKYEIKDTSPDADTLKVGFVKFFLAPKMDDEMDNKD; this is encoded by the coding sequence ATGTTAGAGGCCAAGCTAAACAATGCATCCATTTTGAAGAAGCTATTTGAGTGCATCAAAGATTTGGTAAATGACGCAAATGTGGACGCAGACGAAAGCGGGTTAAAGTTACAAGCACTGGATGGGAACCATGTATCGTTAGTCAGTTTGCACTTACTTGACTCGGGTTTCTCTCACTACAGATGTGATCGTGAAAGAGTGTTGGGGGTAAATATCGCTTCACTAAATAAAGTCTTCAAATTATGTGGCGCCAATGAATCTGTAGTAATATCCAGCAAAGATGATGAAGATAATTTGAACTTCGTTTtcgaaaataataaagaagaCAAAGTTACCAACTTTTCCCTCAAATTAATGTCCATCGAATTGGACTCTCTTAACATCCCAGACTGTGAGGAAGGATTCGATGCAGAAGTAGAATTGAGTAGCAAAGAATTGACCAACATTTTTAGGAATCTATCTGAATTCTCCGACACGGTATTTATCGAAATAGACTCTAATATTATCAAATTTACGACAAAAGGTTTAGTCGGTGACGCAGAAGTTGCGTTAAAACCAAGGGAATCAACAAGTGAAGATGACGTCGGTGTTACCATAAAatctagaaaaaaaattaaacagtCCTTTGCTATTAAATACTTAAATTTGTTTTCTAAGTCAACCATCCTGTGTGATGTAGTTACCCTCGGCTTAAGTGACAACAGACCCATCGAATTTAAGTACGAAATTAAGGACACCTCCCCGGATGCAGACACTCTGAAAGTTGGCTTTGTTAAATTCTTCTTGGCGCCTAAAATGGACGACGAAATGGATAACAAGGATTAA